Genomic segment of Limnochordia bacterium:
GGATCTTCCCTTTGATGAGAACAATGAGTACTCCATCCCGTATTTCTGGGGTACGTTGGGAATTGTCTATAACTCGGAGATGCTTGGCGGCCGTGTGCTAGAAAGCTGGAACGATCTGTGGGATGAATCACTGCGAAACCAAATCCTCCTAGTGGATAGTGCCCGGGAGGTCATCGGGATTGGCCTGAACAGCCTAGGTTATTCCCTAAACGATACCGATGTGGACCACCTACAGGAAGCCCAGCGCCGACTATTTGAACTGGTACCCAATGTGAAAGCCATTGTGGGCGATGAGATCAAAATGCTACTAGCCAATGAGGAAGCGGCGATTGGGGTTGTCTGGTCCGGGGATGCGTCTGTGATTATTGACGAAAACCCGAAATTGGACTATGTCATTCCCACGGAGGGTACCAATGTGTGGTTTGATAACATCGTGATTCCCACCACCGCCAAAAACGTAGAGGCAGCCCATATGTTCATTAACTTCATCCTCGATCCGGAGATTTCCGCTGTGAACACTGAGTATGTGGGTTACTCTACGCCAAATCAAGGGGCATTAGACTACCTACCAGAGGAAATCGTAGAGGATGAAAGGTTTTATCCTAGCCCTGAGATCACTGATACCCTGGAAGTATACGAAAACCTCAGTAGGCGGATGACCGCCTACTATAACGAGTTGTTCCTTGAATTTAAGATGCATCGGAAGTAACAGTCTGGCTGGGGCTATTAATCCAAGATAGCCCCGGCCAATTCCTTTTGTAACAGCACTTGTCCGTCCTTGACCACCCGCATACTATCTCCGGATATTTCATCAATAAGTAGGGGATGGCCGTCGACCTCACCAAACTCGTACTTGATATCGATTAACTCAAGGCCCTTACGGGCAAGGTCTTTTTTAAGTAGGGCGGTGACGGTTCGGGCAGTCTTCTTCATATACTGCACTTCCTCGTCAGTGACAATGTTCAGTGCCACTAGAGCATCATCGGTGATTAGTGGGTCTCCTCGTTCATCGTCCTTTATGGTAAATTCAACCAGCGATGGTAGCGGTGTACCTTCGGTTACATGCTTCCCGTAGCGACGTACAAAACTACCCCAGGCTTTCTCCCTACAGATTACCTCCAGTTCGTAAGAACGTGCCGATTCGACGATCATGCTGTTTTCTATGGGTCCCACACCAACAAAATGCGTCGGTATTCCGGCATCTTTCAAGAGCTCGAAAAAGTACAACGTGAGACGATATGAGGATTGTCCTTTACCTGCAACTTCTCCGATAACCTCATTTGCACCGGAGTCCACCTTACCAGCGGATCCGGTTACTGCATCTTTGAAATGGAGCATGATTCTGCCGTCATCCATAACAAAGACGTCTTTGGTCTTTCCTACGTATGTTCTCTGCAAAAGTGTTCATCCCCTTAGAATATTACTGCACCACGGGTCGCATATGTGGTCAAGCCAATTTTACCACAGGTGGTTTAAGGAGCCAAGTAGATATTAAGCTAGGTTTGGACGCTGACGCTTAGTTCTTCTTGGGGTAATGCCTGGCCTTGACTAGTATTTCCGAAGTTATTGAGATAAAGACCTCCCATAGGGACTAGGCACTGGTATCACCTAAGTAGTTCTGTGCGAAGCCAGCCAAGATGAGGATAATCATGCTGGAGGATGGTGACTATCCCCATGTCTATACACTGGTTATTGGCCTGTTTATCTTAGGGTTGGGGCACATTCCAAGCTATGTGATCTAACACGATGAAATGAAGATCGTCAATAAAGAGGCCTTTGGACGGTCTGTGGGTAGTCTAACACCTTTTCGGTAAGATTATCAGTGAGTGATTCGCGGGGAATTGATTTTCGCTTAAGTTTAGGGTAAAATATAATAAAATTAGGAAAGGGCAAGGTACTACTAGCGATGAGAATTAGCTAATTCAGCAGAATCAGTTGGATTTGGTCGGGGGTATGGGATACCTCCTTCTTGTGCTGGATTGGCTAGAGATTGTCTACAAATATGGGCGGTGCTTATTGTCTATGTACCTGCCATGGTGATGTCTTTCCGGCACATGTTTAGTGTGAGAGGAGAGACTTTTTTTATGCTTATTTTGGAAGCTTTGAATATAGAAAAGTACTACGGTGACCGACGAATCGTAAAACTAGATGAATTCAAGGTTCATGCCGGAGACAAGATAGGTTTAGTTGGACAGAATGGTTCTGGAAAGACAACGCTGATGAACATACTGGCGAAGGAAATTGTACCTGATGCGGGATTTGTGAAGCATTACTACAACCTGGCCTATATCCGTCAGTTTTCTCTTGAAGATATCAATGCTAGTCCGGAAGCGCTAAGTGAATTTCGTCTGTCTGACAAATTGGATCAGGACATACACAGTGGTGGTGAGAGAACACGGATTAGGATCGCCAACGCCTTTAGTCAAGACCCCATATTGTTACTGGCCGACGAACCTACAGCTAACCTTGATTATCGAGGTATTGAGCTTTTTCAGCAGAAGCTAGCCACGGTGGATTCCTTTATCCTGATTTGTCACGACCGCTCCTTATTGGATAGCCTGTGCAACAGGATTGTTGAGATTAAAGGGGGCAGGCTAAGGTTCTATGATGGGAATTACTCTTTCTACCAAGGGCAGAGGGAAAAGGAGATCCAGTCTGCTCTGGCGGAATACGAGAAATATGAGTCAGATAAGAGAAAACTAGAAAGAGCGATACGGGATAGACAGAGAAAGTCTAAAAGAACCCAGAGACCACCTCGGAGGATGAGTAACTCCGAGGCACGTCTTCACAAGGCCAAGGCTAGTGAGAAACAGGAAAAAATTCACAACGCCGTTGGCAGTCTAAAGGCCCGTCTTGAACGATTAGAGGTTAGAGAAAGACCCAAGGAGCTTCCCGGGATCAAGCTAGACTTCTCTTTAACGGATTCCCCTGGAAACAAGGTGGTGATTTCGGCGGAGGGATTGTCCTTTGCCTTTGGACGCAATAGACTCTTTAGTGATGCCTCATTTAGGGTCTACAATGGTTCGAAAACTGCTCTGTGGGGTGAAAATGGAACAGGAAAGACGACCCTATTGAACTTGATCAACAATCGAGCAAAAGGCATTTCTATCGTACCTAAAGCACGGATTGGCTATTTTCGTCAAGATTTTGAGAATCTAGAGCCTGGCAAATCGGTGCTTGAAAATGTAATGCAGGACGGAATCCAGAAGGAGACTGTGGCCCGGACAATACTAGCAAGGTTACTCATCCAAGGAGACGACGTCTATAAGAGTGTTGGTATGTTAAGTGGTGGGGAAAAGATAAAGGTGTCCTTTGCAAAGCTTTTTGTATCCGATGCTAACGTTCTACTTCTAGATGAACCCACCAACTACCTTGACATGGGATCTGTAGAAGCACTAGAGAGCGTGCTTTGTGATTATGAAGGTACGGTCTTGTTTGTGTCCCATGATCGGACATTTGTGGATAGAGTAGCCGATAAACTGCTGATCTTCGAAGATCAGACGATCAAGGAGTTCGAAGGAAGTATAGACGAATATATGCTAGGTAAAGAAAAAACGGCCTATGACACCGATAGGGAAATGGAAAGGATGGTACGGCAGATGAGAATGGCCGAGCTAGTGGCAAAACTCCAAGAGCCCGGCGCAGATAAGGATGCCCTGGAGGCTGAATACGAACGTCTTATACTTGAGCAAGAATAGGCAATTTACCTGAATTGTTTTCCCTACAGTAAGGACGACCCTCTGCAGTTGTGGGGTTTAACACAGACTGCGATGCGAATCCATATTCTGAATGTTTTCATCGAAGGAGTTATGCAATCTGCTCCGTTGTACGCGGCTCCGCTAAAGGGTGCTTGCTACCATGATCACAGATGTAGTGCAGATAAGAAGCAATCCTAAAGACGCAATAGCGAGGAAGCTCCCAATCGCAGCGACTGTTCGACGCATGGAAGCAGTAGAGCAGAGTATGATCACATGCGGACGACTAGGCTTGATTAGTCGTCCGTACCTTAATTAAGAACTGTGCTGTTATTGTCTGGAAGCACGTCTATAACGGGTGTAGCAGCACAATACCGAGCGTAACCGGTACACGGTGTCTACCGTATGGATGCTGTGGTCAGCTCGCTATAGTAGTTGACCGCAGCACATGCTAAGTCGGGGATGTGGGTAAGGCTCACAAAAGACCCCAGGACGTGCTTAACAGGGGCAGAGTTAAGTTCTATTCATAAGGTCGAGGCTCCTCCTGCGGGACTGCAAACCAGTCTTTGCTAAAGGAACATCCGTGGGTTTGCTTCTCCATAACTACTATTACCTTATCTTAATCAGTCTATCTACCCCAGAATGCCAAGGTGACTAAGTAGTATTCTAATACCCATTCCGATTAAGATGGCGCCACCCGTTAGCTCGGCTTTTGATTTGTACTTGGAACCAAATACAGTCCCGATTTTGACCCCTAGAAGGGAGAACAAGAAGGTTATTACACCAATCAGTAGGACTGCTGGTACTATGTTGACGTTAAGGAATGCAAAGGTGATCCCAACAGCTAAGGCATCGATACTGGTTGCAAGGGACAGGATGATCATGTTCTTAAAATTAAAGGATGCATCCAGTTTTTCATAGGGTTTCTTGGATTCACTAATCATATTGATCCCAATAAGGGAAAGCAAGACGAAGGCGATCCAGTGGTCAACGGACGTGATATAGCTATGGAACTGTGTGCCAAGTAGGTAGCCGAAAAGTGGCATCAAGGCTTGAAAACCACCAAAGAAGAGACCTGTCAAAACCCCGTGTCTATAGTTCATTGTTTGCATTGACAGTCCTTTGCAGATCGCCACAGCGAAAGCATCCATGGATAGTGCAACAGCAATAATAAACAACTCAAGTAGTCCCATTTCCTAGTTCCTCCAACATGCCAGAAGACCAAGAAGTCCTCCGTCGGTCCTCACTAGTATTATCATACATATATTGGATATTATATCACAGAATAAGGGTCAAGCGTCACCGACCTCATGATTCCGGTGAGCGCGGCGGTTTTCGCTCCGGCTTGAATCAGTTCAAGTGGCTCCGGATAATACCTCTTACGTTAAGTAAAATGCTCACGAGCACCGTTGCCAATTTAAAATCGCTGGCGATGTACATTTTACTCGGAAGTAGACTGTACACCGCCAGTATATAACTAGTCCAAGCAGAGCTTCAATGGAGGCTATAGGTTAAGCAAGTCTACTACCTGTTTGCTACGGGAGCTCTCCAAAGCACCAAACAGCATGGCCATACTTTTGATATTGTCTGTGCAATCTGTTTCGGGTGGTGTGCCGGCAATTAATGCTGCAAACATGGCGTCTAGACAACCGAAGTGTCCTTCGCTTCCTTCCCACGTTGCAGGTACTTCAACTTGTTCATAGTTCATGAGAAACTGTTTCTTATCCGTAGGGATCACGACTTCAGCAGTAGGTAGGCGCTCCCCATCCCATATTGCGGTCCCCCTAGATCCAACAAGTCTCCAAGATGATTCCCAAGATGTCGGGTATCCTTGGGCACACCAGCAACCACGGTACGAGAAAACAACGCCATTATCAAATTCAAAGGTACAGACTGCTGCAGCATCACCTTTGTACCAGGAACCATGGGGATTGAATTCATGGCAGTATACCGAAATGGGGTCAGACCCGATAACAAAACGGGCTTGATCAAAGGTATGGATAGCCATATCTAACATCAATGGACTATCCATTGATTCACGAAAGCCTCCGAAATGAGGTGCCAGGAAGAAATCTGCGGTCAGGAAACTCGGATGGCCAATGATATCGCTGTCTACGATATTTCTAAAAGCCCTGATGTTCTTCAAATAGCGTCGGTTTTGCATGACTGCATAGGTTTTACCCGTTTGTTTTGATGTGGCCAGCATTTCCCGCGCCTGTTCCATATTTGTGGCCATCGGCTTTTCACCGAAAACGTTACATCCAGAGCGCAACGCGGTTATTACAACATCTCGATGACTTTCAGGAACTGTAACATCAAAGACTAGATTCGGACTTGTTTCGGCGATGGCAGAATCAAGAGAGCTATGGACTTGGCAATCAAGGTTGTGTCGAGAACGGGTACGACGGGCATTCTCGAGACGAAGATCGACGAGACCTACGATTTCGCAGTCCTGCCTACTCAAAGCATATTCGATCCATTTCTGGGACATGTTTCCACAGCCGACGACTAGTACTCGAAATTGACTCATGGAATTAACCTCCTTTTGCTAAGCTGGGTTTGGTACAAAGTCTCCGCCCCGACACTCTTTCAAGTAATGAAGGGCATGTACTAGTCCCGTCATCTCCAATTCATCCTTGTAGACAGGATCGTGAAACCCCTCAATGTCAATGGTACCCGCATAATTAGCGTGGCGCAGAATTGAGATCAGATCTGTCCAGTTCGAATCCCCAAAACCTGGTGTCCGGTGCCAAACGAATTGTTTTGGTCCAT
This window contains:
- a CDS encoding ABC transporter substrate-binding protein; translation: MKKVVQMFATVLIAAVVLIYITARLNSMQGYSGGNILTIYNWGDYIEPELIIAFEEESGVKVIYETFESNEAMLTKISHGGNAFDIVIPSDYAINKMKEQGLLIPLDHDKIPNLEYIDPRFLDLPFDENNEYSIPYFWGTLGIVYNSEMLGGRVLESWNDLWDESLRNQILLVDSAREVIGIGLNSLGYSLNDTDVDHLQEAQRRLFELVPNVKAIVGDEIKMLLANEEAAIGVVWSGDASVIIDENPKLDYVIPTEGTNVWFDNIVIPTTAKNVEAAHMFINFILDPEISAVNTEYVGYSTPNQGALDYLPEEIVEDERFYPSPEITDTLEVYENLSRRMTAYYNELFLEFKMHRK
- a CDS encoding phosphoribosylaminoimidazolesuccinocarboxamide synthase yields the protein MQRTYVGKTKDVFVMDDGRIMLHFKDAVTGSAGKVDSGANEVIGEVAGKGQSSYRLTLYFFELLKDAGIPTHFVGVGPIENSMIVESARSYELEVICREKAWGSFVRRYGKHVTEGTPLPSLVEFTIKDDERGDPLITDDALVALNIVTDEEVQYMKKTARTVTALLKKDLARKGLELIDIKYEFGEVDGHPLLIDEISGDSMRVVKDGQVLLQKELAGAILD
- the abc-f gene encoding ABC-F type ribosomal protection protein — protein: MLILEALNIEKYYGDRRIVKLDEFKVHAGDKIGLVGQNGSGKTTLMNILAKEIVPDAGFVKHYYNLAYIRQFSLEDINASPEALSEFRLSDKLDQDIHSGGERTRIRIANAFSQDPILLLADEPTANLDYRGIELFQQKLATVDSFILICHDRSLLDSLCNRIVEIKGGRLRFYDGNYSFYQGQREKEIQSALAEYEKYESDKRKLERAIRDRQRKSKRTQRPPRRMSNSEARLHKAKASEKQEKIHNAVGSLKARLERLEVRERPKELPGIKLDFSLTDSPGNKVVISAEGLSFAFGRNRLFSDASFRVYNGSKTALWGENGTGKTTLLNLINNRAKGISIVPKARIGYFRQDFENLEPGKSVLENVMQDGIQKETVARTILARLLIQGDDVYKSVGMLSGGEKIKVSFAKLFVSDANVLLLDEPTNYLDMGSVEALESVLCDYEGTVLFVSHDRTFVDRVADKLLIFEDQTIKEFEGSIDEYMLGKEKTAYDTDREMERMVRQMRMAELVAKLQEPGADKDALEAEYERLILEQE
- a CDS encoding manganese efflux pump MntP family protein, which gives rise to MGLLELFIIAVALSMDAFAVAICKGLSMQTMNYRHGVLTGLFFGGFQALMPLFGYLLGTQFHSYITSVDHWIAFVLLSLIGINMISESKKPYEKLDASFNFKNMIILSLATSIDALAVGITFAFLNVNIVPAVLLIGVITFLFSLLGVKIGTVFGSKYKSKAELTGGAILIGMGIRILLSHLGILG
- a CDS encoding Gfo/Idh/MocA family oxidoreductase, coding for MSQFRVLVVGCGNMSQKWIEYALSRQDCEIVGLVDLRLENARRTRSRHNLDCQVHSSLDSAIAETSPNLVFDVTVPESHRDVVITALRSGCNVFGEKPMATNMEQAREMLATSKQTGKTYAVMQNRRYLKNIRAFRNIVDSDIIGHPSFLTADFFLAPHFGGFRESMDSPLMLDMAIHTFDQARFVIGSDPISVYCHEFNPHGSWYKGDAAAVCTFEFDNGVVFSYRGCWCAQGYPTSWESSWRLVGSRGTAIWDGERLPTAEVVIPTDKKQFLMNYEQVEVPATWEGSEGHFGCLDAMFAALIAGTPPETDCTDNIKSMAMLFGALESSRSKQVVDLLNL